GTTCAAATATCAAGTTCCATAATTCCAAACTCAGTTAGGTCGTTTTTGTTCGACGACAATGATGATGAAGAGGAGGAAATAAAGAGGGCGAATTGGGTGAATAGGTTGCTGGAAGTTCATAGTCGTTGGAAACATAGACAAATAGAAGATGGTGTTGAAGGAGGTGAAATATATGATGAGAACGAAAACGATGGCAATGAAGATGAACATGAAGGTGGCTGCGAAGTGAACTACAACTCCGATGAAGAAGGAGACGAAGTGGTGTACGACCGTGAATCGTTCTCGAAATTATTAGTTCGAGTTCCATTGTCTGATACCAAGCTGTTTTCTGAGCTTGCCTTCTTATGCAACATAGCTTATGTCATACCAAAGATTGAGGTATGCATCTTCCGTTCTAGCAATTATGTATTAAAATTTGAAACTACTAGTTTATTCtggtattcatatatatatatatatatatatatatatgtaaatatgtgtACGTGTGTGCGCGCACGTGTGCTTCATTctcgcattcatatatatgtgtgtgtgtgcaggGAATGGAGTTAAGAAAATATTACGGTCTAAAGTTTGTGACATCGTCTATCGAAAAGAAAGCGGAAGTGGCTACGATCAAGGCCAAAATGGATCAGGATTCTATTCGTGTACCTGTTGCTACCCCAAAAAGTACTGAGTTGGAGAAAGTTAAGGGTACTGAGACGAAGCGTCTGATCAGCCTATCTGCTGTTTATGAGATTGCTGCTTCGGCTGCGTACTACGTTCAGTCACGAGCAAAGGGTCTTTTGTCCCCTGGATTTAAGTCACCAGTGGAAGATGAAAGGGATTCGCGTAGATCCGGGGATGAGCATGAAATGGAAGGGGAGAATTCGCCTCGAGTATATAACTCGGAGGTGGCTGCATACATGGCAGCATCGGCGATGACTGCGGTGGTTAGATCTGGGGAGAAGGAAAAACAAGAGACGGCAAAGGACCTTCAGTCTCTGCAGTCATCACCTTGCGAATGGTTTGTTTGCGACGAGTTGAGCACGTATACTCGCTGTTTTGTAATTCAGGTAGGCAGTTCATATTGATAGGTCAGCACGGTTCAAGCCAGCCATGTTGTTGTGAAGACCCGATTATCGAACCGTGATGTTTGATAGGTTATATTTGTTCGTATTTGCAGGGGTCCGACTCTCTAGCATCGTGGCAGGCGAACCTTTTGTTCGAGCCTTCTACATTTGAGGATACTGATGTGCTTGTTCATAGAGGAATTTATGAAGCTGCAAAAGGCATATATGAACAATTCTTGCCTGAAATTATGGATCATCTAAATCGGCACGGGGACCGTGCGAAGCTTCAATTCACCGGTCATTCCCTTGGGGGAAGTCTTTCTCTTTTAGTTAGCTTAATGTTGTTAGCTAAGAAAGTCGTAAAGCCTTCTGCTCTTCGACCGGTTGTCACTTTTGGGTCACCGTTTGTGTTTTGCGGAGGTCAAAAGATACTAGAAGAATTCGGGTTAGACGATAACCATGTTCATTGCGTGATGATGCACCGAGACATCGTCCCTAGAGCCTTTTCCTGCAAATATCCGAACCATGTTGCTATTGTCCTCAAGCGTTTGCCTGGTTCCCTCCGATCTCACCGTTGTTTGCTCAAAAATGTAAGTACCATCTTAAACGTTTTGAAATTGGAAAAAAGCCCAATTCATCATTTCATTGTTGTTTTGATGTAGAAACTTTTGTACACTCCGCTTGGGAAACTATTCATTGTCCAACCGAGCGAGAAGTCGTCTCCGCCACACCCCCTACTCCCTCTCGGAACCGCTCTTTACGAATTAGACAAGACACATAACGGATACTCCACGAAAGCACTTAAGGCTTTCCTCAATTGTCCTCATCCATTGGATACCCTCAGTGATCTTACGGCATATGGCTCAGAAGGTACTATTTTACGAGACCATGACTCGAGCAACTACTTGAAAGCAATCAATGGGGTCTTAAGGCAACACAAAAAGACCGTCCCGAGCCTCACGACGAGGACAGTATCGGATACAAGCTTATTATGGCCGTTGCTCGTTTCACCATCCCCTCGCACATGGAACCATCATAGACAAATGATGTTCTCAAACAAGGAGATAATGACTGGTGTCTAAGTTCCTTCTTTGATATGCAAATGATGTTAATAgcatacacatacacatatatatataatatatatcatcTTTAATCTCCCTCCCTAACTTTTCATGACATTGAAGGGGAAGAAATAGGGAAAAAATGAAACATGTACATCACTGAACTTATAATTAGTCATTTGCTGTGTCTCATTGTGATTTATACTAATACTGTTTTATGTGTTAATAAGATGTAAATGTTTTGGTCGACAACAGGAAGCTTTGTATACAAAACTGTATTATAATTTTTGTAATGTTTTTCCTTGGTTAAAGTACCTAGAAGGTCCTTGTATTATAGGGACTGGATCAAATTAGTCTCTCTATTCTAATTTGgccttatttgaatttttttaacagTACAGAAattaaattgatccatttaaaagtagagagactaatttgatcaagtctttATAATATAGGGACCATGTAGGTACACTCACCCATAATCATCTATAATCAACTCTATACTCTTCACAAATTTGGAATTCAATCCTaggacttttatttttaagaatttaatcactttatttttcagattttaaaattcaagtccaaTTATTAACAtggttattttttattaaatatgttggtccgacattttaaaattaaaacttattTGATAGTCATGTATCTAAAAAATAACCTTATaataaatctaaattttaaaatctaacaaataaatttactaaatttctagaaataaaaatataatgattaattttaaattttaaattacataAATTTATGGCATATtcaaaccaaaataaatttataGGGTTAGTAgattttaagattttaaaatatttttaaatttaaatttatttaaaaatataatataatacatatatttttaatttttaacaatattttGAACAATGAATTGAAATTTTGGATCGAGTAAAGACAAGTTCGACCCAACCCAACTCAtggataaatttatgttttaccACTCATATTCGATTTTATTTAgtacaaaattattataaaatatttttaatatggaATAAACAGAACAAAACAATGCTATGTCTGTTTTTATAAAACCCTTAAATCGAAAGAAAAATACATTTAAACATATTTGAACTCATATCCTCCTTGTTATTACAATAATAAGGATGCCAATTGATTAAAGTAACGACCCAATAATCACGGGTATCGGAAAGTGTGTTTTCGAGTCTCTGTTTTCGTAAAttggattcataaatatttattaaaaatatttacgaaattAGTTGTGTGACTAATTAGGTTTTGGctaggtgaattagcttgaattaatggTAATTAGgtgtaaggattaaattggaatttaggtaaaagttgaattatagaatagAGAAAAGTTAAGAGATTAAATGAGCAATTAAGCCAAAAGATGATAAATGGATGGTGAAGGTAATGAaatgtggtaaaataaaatacatatatattaataataattacttatttacttattattaaagtaaatattattttattattttattattgaattattattatattatactattataataaaatataaaacaaagtaaataaaagaaacaaaaagtaaaagtaagaacagaaaagaaaggagaaaagaaagaaggagaATTAGGGATTTTAAGGTTCAAAGttcaattggtaagtcaatttagttctttttttttgaaattttcatgttttagaatcctagaacaaaatactacttgatttatgttgaaattttagaacTAGTGGATTCTTAGATGTtattcatgttgaataaattgaagtattagggattaaattgatagaaattttaagttagaagtgaaaaaagattgaattgtaaaataaatttataaattttgagtaatagggactaaattgagataattttaaaatttagggttttatggtgaaattaaagagttaaatttggtttaaagaagaaattgaatgagaatatagaataaatttactaaaaataaatttattaaatttctagaaataaaataattttcaaatttaaaattacataaatttatGGCATATtcaaaccaaaataaatttataGAGTTAGTAGATTTTAAGATTTTTGGCAGCTCGCCCAGTTTGGTACATCCAATTCAATCTGGGTCGAGTATGGATATCAacttgaatttgatataattaataaaaaatattttaaaatttaaatttatttaaaaatataatataatacatatatttttttattttttaataatattttgaaCAATGAATTGAAATTTTGAGTCGAGTAAAGATAAGTTCCGACCC
This window of the Gossypium arboreum isolate Shixiya-1 chromosome 12, ASM2569848v2, whole genome shotgun sequence genome carries:
- the LOC108478433 gene encoding phospholipase A1 PLIP1, chloroplastic: MACASMAVPTSRVASKAKEEEINGLRRLDSSMNKAGIRRSYSDNHLCCSINRIRAAASTKPTMTKSSSVGILPSLLPVQISSSIIPNSVRSFLFDDNDDEEEEIKRANWVNRLLEVHSRWKHRQIEDGVEGGEIYDENENDGNEDEHEGGCEVNYNSDEEGDEVVYDRESFSKLLVRVPLSDTKLFSELAFLCNIAYVIPKIEGMELRKYYGLKFVTSSIEKKAEVATIKAKMDQDSIRVPVATPKSTELEKVKGTETKRLISLSAVYEIAASAAYYVQSRAKGLLSPGFKSPVEDERDSRRSGDEHEMEGENSPRVYNSEVAAYMAASAMTAVVRSGEKEKQETAKDLQSLQSSPCEWFVCDELSTYTRCFVIQGSDSLASWQANLLFEPSTFEDTDVLVHRGIYEAAKGIYEQFLPEIMDHLNRHGDRAKLQFTGHSLGGSLSLLVSLMLLAKKVVKPSALRPVVTFGSPFVFCGGQKILEEFGLDDNHVHCVMMHRDIVPRAFSCKYPNHVAIVLKRLPGSLRSHRCLLKNKLLYTPLGKLFIVQPSEKSSPPHPLLPLGTALYELDKTHNGYSTKALKAFLNCPHPLDTLSDLTAYGSEGTILRDHDSSNYLKAINGVLRQHKKTVPSLTTRTVSDTSLLWPLLVSPSPRTWNHHRQMMFSNKEIMTGV